A genomic stretch from Vibrio algarum includes:
- the hisD gene encoding histidinol dehydrogenase: protein MKTVVWQSLSESQQDSVLERPAIAEGANITAAVQDVIGKVRFEGDKALTELTQKFDGVTPKSIRVSNEEIDAASARLSEKMKNALEQAYKNISVFHEAQKPQPLKVETQPGVVCEQVTRPINTVGLYIPGGSAPLPSTVLMLGVPSQIAGCRKVVLCSPPPIADEILYVAKLCKIDEVYNVGGGQAIAAMAYGTETVSKVEKIFGPGNAYVTEAKRQVSNDFRGAAIDMPAGPSEVLVIADETANPEFVAADLLSQAEHGPDSQVVLLTPSPIIADKVADAVQAQLKKLSRADIAEQALGSSIIVIAESISQCVSISNFYGPEHLIVQTQNPRALLPLLDNAGSIFLGDWSPESAGDYASGTNHVLPTYGYTRTYSSLGLADFSKRMTVQELSADGLRGLASTVVTMAEAEGLDAHKRAVTIRVEALEKGE from the coding sequence ATGAAAACTGTTGTTTGGCAATCTTTAAGTGAATCGCAGCAAGACTCAGTTTTAGAGCGTCCGGCAATTGCCGAAGGCGCAAATATTACAGCGGCGGTGCAGGATGTCATCGGAAAAGTCCGTTTTGAAGGCGATAAAGCACTGACAGAGTTGACTCAAAAATTTGATGGTGTGACGCCAAAATCCATTCGAGTATCTAATGAAGAAATAGATGCCGCTTCGGCTAGGCTGTCTGAAAAAATGAAAAATGCGCTAGAACAAGCGTACAAAAATATTTCTGTTTTTCATGAAGCGCAGAAGCCGCAACCACTCAAGGTAGAAACGCAACCCGGTGTGGTTTGTGAACAGGTAACAAGGCCGATTAACACGGTCGGTTTATATATACCAGGGGGTAGTGCGCCGCTACCATCCACTGTATTGATGTTGGGTGTTCCTTCACAAATTGCAGGTTGTCGTAAAGTGGTTCTTTGTTCACCACCACCGATTGCGGATGAAATTTTATACGTTGCCAAACTTTGTAAAATCGATGAAGTTTACAATGTCGGTGGTGGTCAAGCGATTGCAGCTATGGCTTACGGAACAGAGACCGTTTCAAAAGTAGAAAAGATATTTGGCCCCGGTAATGCGTATGTTACAGAGGCGAAACGACAAGTAAGTAATGATTTTCGTGGCGCGGCAATAGATATGCCTGCCGGCCCTTCAGAAGTCTTGGTCATCGCCGACGAGACGGCAAACCCAGAGTTTGTTGCAGCTGATTTGCTAAGCCAAGCAGAGCACGGACCTGATTCGCAAGTTGTACTTCTTACGCCTTCGCCAATTATTGCCGATAAAGTCGCCGATGCCGTTCAAGCTCAGTTGAAAAAACTGTCTCGAGCAGATATCGCCGAACAGGCATTAGGTTCAAGTATCATTGTTATCGCAGAATCTATTTCGCAATGTGTTTCGATTTCAAATTTTTATGGCCCAGAACACCTTATCGTTCAAACACAAAACCCAAGAGCACTTTTGCCGTTATTAGATAATGCTGGTTCAATTTTCTTAGGTGATTGGTCTCCTGAATCTGCGGGTGATTATGCGTCTGGCACCAACCATGTACTTCCAACCTACGGATATACTCGAACCTATTCGAGCTTAGGTCTTGCCGACTTTTCTAAGCGAATGACGGTTCAAGAGCTCTCTGCAGACGGATTGAGAGGCCTAGCGTCTACGGTTGTGACAATGGCTGAAGCCGAAGGGTTAGATGCACATAAGCGTGCAGTGACCATTCGTGTAGAAGCGCTAGAAAAAGGGGAGTAG
- a CDS encoding Na+/H+ antiporter NhaC family protein, producing the protein MNLVDFASSPLSLLPPLMALGLAVVTRRVLLSLGIGILLGAFLLADYSFSNSLGYIGTTVKSVFIEDGGINTWNMSIVAFLVILGMMTALLTLSGGTRAFALWAQTKVKNKRGSQLLAAFLGVFIFVDDYFNSLAVGAISRPVTDRYNVSRAKLAYILDSTAAPMCVLMPASSWGAYIMTIISGILVSHGLTEYSALGAYLRLIPMNFYAVFALLMVFAVAWFQIDIGAMSKHEHLASLTGKIRPEEDHSNAKELNEELDIVESEYGKVSDLILPILFLIFATVTAMLYTGNSALVSDGKTFSLLGAFENTDVGSSLVYGGLVGLFTALFTVFKQKLPTSDITKTVWIGAKSMFSAILILIFAWSIGSVIGDMKTGAYLSSLIQGNIGVHWLPVILFLLSGLMAFSTGTSWGTFGIMLPIAGDMAGATDLAMMLPMLSAVLAGSVFGDHCSPISDTTILSSTGAGCNHIDHVATQLPYAITVAIISSIGFVILGMTNSVAISFAATFIAFIIACFILSVLSKSKGLQMQNA; encoded by the coding sequence ATGAATTTAGTAGATTTTGCTTCTTCACCCTTATCTTTATTACCACCATTAATGGCTTTAGGCCTTGCTGTTGTCACTCGTCGAGTACTGCTTTCGTTAGGAATTGGTATTCTATTGGGTGCTTTTCTTTTAGCTGATTATTCTTTTTCGAATTCGCTTGGCTATATAGGTACCACAGTCAAAAGTGTATTTATCGAAGATGGTGGTATCAATACTTGGAATATGAGTATTGTTGCTTTTCTTGTTATCTTAGGAATGATGACTGCTTTATTAACGCTGTCAGGGGGCACAAGAGCATTTGCTCTATGGGCGCAAACTAAGGTAAAGAATAAACGTGGTTCGCAATTGCTTGCTGCTTTTTTAGGTGTGTTCATTTTTGTTGATGATTATTTTAACAGCCTAGCGGTTGGTGCAATATCGCGCCCTGTGACAGATCGTTACAATGTGTCCCGTGCAAAACTAGCCTATATATTGGATTCAACGGCGGCGCCTATGTGTGTATTAATGCCCGCGTCTAGTTGGGGTGCTTATATAATGACGATTATAAGTGGAATTTTAGTAAGCCATGGTTTAACTGAATATTCAGCTTTGGGTGCTTATTTGCGCTTAATCCCAATGAATTTTTATGCCGTTTTTGCTTTATTGATGGTTTTTGCTGTCGCATGGTTCCAAATAGATATTGGTGCAATGAGTAAGCATGAACACCTCGCTTCATTAACGGGTAAAATTCGTCCTGAAGAAGACCATTCTAATGCGAAAGAATTAAATGAAGAGCTAGATATTGTCGAGAGTGAATATGGAAAAGTGTCTGATTTGATCCTTCCTATTTTATTTCTGATATTCGCGACGGTTACGGCAATGTTATATACCGGGAACTCAGCACTGGTATCTGATGGGAAAACATTTTCATTATTAGGTGCATTCGAAAATACAGATGTAGGTTCTTCTTTAGTATATGGAGGCCTCGTAGGACTATTTACTGCGTTGTTCACTGTATTTAAACAAAAATTACCTACCAGCGATATTACCAAAACAGTCTGGATTGGTGCTAAGTCTATGTTTAGCGCCATATTAATATTGATTTTCGCTTGGTCTATTGGTTCTGTTATCGGTGACATGAAGACAGGGGCTTATTTATCCTCTTTAATTCAAGGTAATATTGGCGTTCATTGGCTTCCGGTTATTTTATTCTTATTGTCTGGATTGATGGCTTTCTCTACAGGGACCTCATGGGGAACATTTGGAATAATGTTACCTATCGCGGGTGATATGGCAGGCGCGACTGACTTAGCAATGATGTTACCTATGTTAAGTGCTGTTTTGGCTGGTTCAGTATTTGGTGATCACTGTTCACCTATTTCAGATACCACCATTTTGTCCTCTACAGGGGCCGGTTGTAATCATATCGACCACGTCGCGACTCAGTTACCTTATGCTATTACCGTTGCGATAATCTCTAGTATCGGTTTTGTTATTCTTGGTATGACCAATTCTGTAGCGATTTCTTTCGCTGCTACGTTCATTGCTTTCATCATTGCTTGCTTTATTTTGTCTGTATTATCTAAATCAAAAGGTTTACAGATGCAAAATGCCTAA
- a CDS encoding H-NS family histone-like protein has product MSELTKTLLNIRSLRAFARELTFEQLEEALEKLTLVVEERRSAAEEEKAALAEREAKLAEYAQMIAKDGIDVEDLISALSGETKTKTRKKREPRPAKYKYIDAVSGDEKTWTGQGRTPSSIQSQLDAGKSLDDFLI; this is encoded by the coding sequence ATGTCAGAACTTACAAAAACTTTGCTCAATATTCGCAGCTTACGTGCTTTTGCACGCGAATTAACTTTTGAGCAGTTAGAAGAAGCCTTAGAAAAACTTACCCTAGTTGTTGAAGAACGTCGTTCAGCAGCAGAAGAAGAGAAAGCAGCATTAGCAGAAAGAGAAGCTAAACTTGCTGAATATGCACAAATGATTGCAAAAGATGGAATTGACGTTGAAGATTTAATTTCAGCACTATCAGGTGAGACTAAAACGAAAACTCGCAAAAAACGCGAACCTCGCCCTGCAAAATACAAATATATTGATGCAGTTAGTGGTGACGAAAAAACATGGACAGGTCAAGGTAGAACACCTTCTTCTATCCAATCACAACTTGATGCAGGTAAATCTTTAGACGATTTCCTAATCTAG
- a CDS encoding inosine/guanosine kinase: MKFPGQRKSKHYFPVHARDPLVTQAQTNKKMTRTHIVGIDQTLVDIEARVPDHFIDKYGLSKGHSLVIDDETAESLYKQLKKEDLISNEFAGGTIGNTLHNYSVLADDKSTLLGVMSKDIEIGSYGYRYLCNTSSRMDLNYLQAVTGAIGRCFALISDDGERTFAISEGQMNQLRPESIPESIFKNASALVLTAYLVRCKNGDPMPDATRQAIEYAKKYQVPVVLTLGTKFVIQDDPLFWQEFLNDHVSVVAMNEDEAEALTGHHDPLLAADKTLDWVDLVLCTAGPVGLFMAGYTEDDAKRATSLPLLPGAIAEFNQYEFSRPTIKAACESPIKVYSHIAPYMGGPEKIKNTNGAGDAALSALLHDMAANRYHKENVPNSSKHQYPYLTYSSFSQVCKYANRASYEVLVQHSPRLSRGLPEREDSLEEAYWER; this comes from the coding sequence ATGAAATTTCCTGGTCAACGTAAATCTAAACATTACTTTCCTGTTCACGCACGTGATCCTTTGGTTACTCAAGCTCAAACCAATAAAAAGATGACGCGTACGCATATTGTTGGGATCGATCAAACGTTAGTGGATATTGAAGCGCGTGTACCTGATCATTTTATTGATAAGTATGGTCTAAGCAAAGGCCATTCATTGGTCATTGATGACGAAACGGCAGAGTCTCTCTATAAGCAACTAAAGAAAGAGGATTTGATTAGCAATGAATTTGCTGGTGGAACCATTGGTAATACGTTGCACAATTACTCTGTGCTTGCCGATGATAAGTCAACACTGCTTGGTGTAATGAGTAAAGATATTGAGATAGGCAGCTATGGCTATCGCTATTTATGTAATACCTCTAGCCGAATGGATTTAAACTACCTTCAAGCTGTTACCGGTGCGATAGGGCGTTGTTTCGCTTTGATATCCGATGATGGTGAGAGAACGTTCGCTATTAGTGAAGGTCAGATGAACCAACTTAGACCAGAGAGCATCCCAGAGTCTATTTTTAAAAATGCTTCCGCGTTGGTATTAACCGCTTATTTGGTTCGTTGTAAAAATGGTGACCCTATGCCTGACGCAACGAGGCAAGCGATAGAATACGCCAAAAAATATCAGGTACCTGTTGTTCTTACACTGGGTACAAAGTTTGTTATTCAAGACGACCCACTATTTTGGCAAGAATTTTTGAACGATCATGTGTCTGTTGTTGCAATGAACGAAGATGAAGCTGAAGCGCTTACAGGGCATCATGATCCTTTGTTAGCAGCAGACAAGACATTAGATTGGGTTGACTTAGTGTTATGCACTGCAGGGCCTGTAGGTCTATTTATGGCAGGTTATACAGAGGATGATGCTAAGAGAGCAACGTCGTTGCCACTTTTACCGGGGGCGATTGCTGAGTTTAATCAGTATGAATTCAGCCGACCTACGATTAAAGCAGCATGTGAATCGCCTATTAAGGTTTACTCCCATATTGCACCTTATATGGGCGGGCCAGAGAAAATTAAAAATACCAACGGTGCTGGTGATGCGGCTTTGTCTGCACTACTTCATGATATGGCGGCAAATAGGTACCATAAAGAAAATGTACCTAATTCAAGTAAGCACCAATACCCTTATTTAACTTATTCGTCATTTTCGCAAGTGTGTAAATATGCAAATAGAGCGAGTTACGAAGTATTAGTACAGCATTCTCCTCGGTTATCTAGGGGATTACCAGAACGCGAAGATAGCTTAGAAGAAGCGTATTGGGAAAGATAA